A window of the Lactuca sativa cultivar Salinas chromosome 5, Lsat_Salinas_v11, whole genome shotgun sequence genome harbors these coding sequences:
- the LOC111880949 gene encoding extensin-like — MQHNSSLPTTTNRFHHPPKPPPATTITKYLHNPSPPTPPNSITPYHHHPSPPFVTTTSTYHLPKPPPATTNTTHHHYLLPIPPPSNNTITYHHPSPPTTTTITTYYIPPHNHHHLPYPNDHQHPLPPPTTPTSTTKNYLQPSTSYVIKYI, encoded by the coding sequence ATGCAACACAACTCATCATTACCGACCACCACCAACCGGTTccaccacccaccaaaaccaccacccgccaccaccatcacTAAATACCTCCACAACCCATCACCACCAACCCCACCCAACTCAATCACTCcttaccaccaccacccatcaccaccatttgtcaccaccacctccacgTACCACCTACCaaaaccaccacccgccaccaccaacaccacccaccaccactacctACTACCCATCCCACCACCATCCAACAACACCATCACCtatcaccacccatcaccacccaccaccaccaccatcaccacctacTACATACCAccacacaaccaccaccacttaCCATATCCCAACGACCACCAACACCCACTACCCCCACCAACCACCCCTACCTCCACCACCAAGAACTACCTACAACCATCAAcgtcatatgtgattaaatacatataa
- the LOC111880961 gene encoding bZIP transcription factor 11, with the protein MDSSSGNSTRFTQIQNSGSDEVLIDPRKRKRMQSNRESARRSRMRKQKHLDDLTAQINHLKNNNSQIVTTIKVTTQQFLQIEAENIVLRAQMGELSQRLDSLNEMINSMNNNSNYFTENHCTNGTSGVFEFEQPDFFNNPWNMMHLNQQPIMASANDTFQY; encoded by the coding sequence ATGGATTCTTCAAGTGGGAATTCAACTAGGTTTACTCAGATCCAGAACTCTGGATCTGATGAGGTTTTGATCGATCCCAGAAAGAGGAAACGCATGCAATCGAACCGTGAATCAGCAAGGAGATCAAGAATGAGGAAACAGAAGCATCTCGATGATCTAACGGCTCAAATAAATCACCTCAAGAACAATAACAGCCAGATCGTCACCACCATAAAAGTCACCACTCAGCAATTTCTTCAAATTGAAGCAGAGAACATTGTTTTGAGGGCTCAAATGGGTGAGCTGAGTCAAAGGCTGGATTCCCTCAACGAAATGATCAATTCCATGAACAATAATAGTAATTATTTTACAGAAAATCATTGCACAAATGGTACTAGTGGAGTGTTTGAGTTTGAGCAGCCTGATTTCTTCAACAATCCATGGAACATGATGCACCTTAATCAACAGCCGATCATGGCGTCTGCTAATGATACGTTTCAGTACTAG